From the Halalkalicoccus sp. CGA53 genome, one window contains:
- a CDS encoding MFS transporter: MFPSGDTVDSIAQAASLRRTWALVGLYFTSFGGFLALTVWLPSYWVSLHEIETRTAGILTAVGFILLATFVRIPGGVLSDRLGGERTAIVSFVTVGVGATLMILTRDLTVAVVAMVLLAIGIGVTTAAVFQLLPMYVPEAVGGASGLVGGLGAFSGFVVPPLLGLVVDVQGATGYATGFVVYLGLAAIGILLSGGLYSIADRT; encoded by the coding sequence CTGTTTCCGAGCGGGGATACCGTCGATTCGATCGCGCAGGCCGCATCGCTACGCCGGACCTGGGCGCTCGTCGGCCTGTACTTCACCTCCTTCGGCGGCTTCCTCGCACTGACCGTCTGGCTCCCCTCCTACTGGGTCTCGCTCCACGAGATCGAGACCCGAACGGCGGGTATCTTGACCGCAGTAGGATTCATCCTTCTCGCGACGTTCGTCCGGATCCCCGGTGGTGTGCTGAGCGATCGGCTCGGCGGGGAGCGGACCGCGATCGTGAGCTTCGTTACCGTCGGCGTCGGGGCGACACTGATGATCCTCACGCGAGATCTCACGGTCGCGGTCGTCGCGATGGTACTGTTAGCTATCGGGATCGGTGTGACTACTGCGGCGGTGTTTCAACTCCTCCCGATGTACGTCCCCGAAGCGGTCGGTGGAGCCTCGGGACTGGTCGGTGGGCTCGGTGCGTTCAGTGGGTTCGTCGTTCCACCACTGCTCGGACTCGTCGTCGACGTACAGGGGGCGACGGGATACGCCACCGGGTTCGTCGTCTACCTCGGTCTCGCAGCGATCGGGATCCTTCTCTCCGGTGGGCTGTACTCCATCGCCGACCGAACGTGA
- a CDS encoding DUF389 domain-containing protein produces the protein MEGAIGVEAEEISGRFAKGPNDGRGITHRQLRAKVQDLKPGRLSCTAFVALAGAVATAGLLLDSAIVTVGAMVIAPFAGSLPAASVGVVDDDGMVVESIVTQISRYRQRSSEH, from the coding sequence GTGGAGGGAGCGATCGGCGTAGAAGCCGAAGAGATCTCCGGCCGATTCGCGAAGGGACCGAACGACGGCCGCGGGATCACCCATCGACAGCTTCGTGCGAAGGTTCAAGACCTCAAACCGGGTCGACTCTCCTGTACCGCTTTCGTAGCCCTCGCCGGCGCGGTCGCGACGGCGGGACTGTTGCTAGACTCCGCGATCGTCACCGTCGGCGCGATGGTGATCGCTCCGTTCGCTGGATCACTTCCCGCCGCCAGCGTGGGTGTCGTCGACGACGACGGGATGGTCGTCGAGAGCATCGTCACCCAGATCTCGCGCTATCGGCAGCGTTCGTCAGAGCACTGA
- a CDS encoding alpha/beta hydrolase codes for MGRRLRLPGERDVRATLDGSEESDRIVVACPPHPQHGGGRSDPRLRAVSDALGERGIASLRIDYGDWDRGRGEREDAECALGWAADRFVSTGIFGYSFGASVALCAAAEVERALSGVSALAPAPEIETLDALSAIGRIDAPVQVLYGPRDRTVDSRPIAEAVRQRGGVVEALDADHFFVGKNEGIGDRVACFFAP; via the coding sequence ATGGGTAGACGGCTCAGGCTCCCGGGAGAGCGCGACGTCCGGGCGACGCTCGACGGTAGCGAGGAGAGCGACCGAATCGTCGTCGCCTGTCCGCCACACCCCCAGCACGGAGGGGGCCGGTCGGATCCCCGGTTGCGTGCGGTAAGCGATGCGCTCGGAGAACGGGGGATAGCGTCCCTCCGGATCGACTACGGCGACTGGGACCGCGGCCGCGGCGAGCGCGAGGACGCCGAGTGCGCGCTCGGCTGGGCCGCCGATCGGTTCGTCTCCACGGGGATTTTCGGCTACAGTTTCGGGGCCAGCGTCGCCCTCTGTGCGGCGGCCGAGGTCGAGCGAGCGCTCTCCGGCGTGAGCGCGCTCGCGCCCGCTCCGGAGATCGAGACGCTCGACGCCCTCTCCGCTATCGGACGGATCGACGCCCCGGTGCAGGTGCTCTACGGGCCGAGGGATCGGACCGTCGATTCACGACCGATCGCGGAGGCGGTGCGCCAGCGGGGTGGAGTCGTCGAAGCGCTCGACGCGGATCACTTCTTCGTCGGGAAGAACGAAGGGATCGGCGATCGGGTCGCGTGCTTTTTCGCGCCCTGA
- a CDS encoding mechanosensitive ion channel family protein: protein MVVALLVALGILGVELTGLVLSATVLSAVFAIVLAPIATDLVSGFLILVNRPYEIGDMIEIVDTEDRGYVEDITLRYTEILTLQNTFLVIPNSTIYDRDVLNYSANDERTRVSIEFTVTYEGDLTEAQRVLERATERIDGVIEGGPAIPLGGTKYPAEPKGFVTEFGDHGVHIDLRFWVEKPYLPIEMRSKVHESVWTELEDVDVEMAYPHTHVVFDKTSGQARVAIEGARSLHGSSPSTERGAAD, encoded by the coding sequence ATGGTCGTCGCTCTCTTGGTCGCACTGGGGATCCTCGGCGTCGAGCTGACGGGTCTCGTACTCTCGGCCACCGTCCTCTCCGCCGTCTTCGCGATCGTTTTAGCACCCATCGCCACAGACCTCGTCAGTGGCTTTCTGATACTCGTGAACAGGCCCTACGAGATCGGTGATATGATCGAGATCGTCGACACCGAGGATCGGGGCTATGTGGAGGATATTACGCTCCGATACACGGAGATACTGACGTTACAAAACACGTTCCTCGTCATCCCCAACTCGACGATCTACGACCGTGACGTGCTCAACTACTCCGCGAACGACGAGCGAACGCGCGTCTCGATCGAGTTCACCGTGACGTACGAAGGTGATCTCACGGAGGCCCAACGGGTACTGGAACGAGCGACCGAGCGGATCGACGGAGTGATCGAAGGCGGTCCGGCGATCCCACTCGGGGGAACGAAGTACCCTGCCGAACCGAAGGGGTTCGTCACCGAATTCGGCGATCACGGTGTCCATATCGACCTCCGGTTCTGGGTCGAAAAGCCATATCTTCCCATCGAGATGCGGTCGAAGGTTCACGAAAGCGTGTGGACCGAACTCGAGGACGTCGACGTGGAGATGGCGTATCCGCACACGCACGTGGTTTTCGACAAGACGAGCGGGCAGGCTCGTGTGGCTATCGAAGGGGCACGGAGTCTCCACGGTTCCTCACCCTCCACGGAACGAGGGGCCGCCGATTGA
- a CDS encoding MFS transporter, producing the protein MSDTAVRGSPSRGLAGATFGFFIGFADVVVYGPAASKFEQAMGLSGILLGLLVGAPNLIGSLLRIPFGAWADDVGARKPFLILLGLSVVGMTGLSGILLFFYPDGLTIRLYPVIFLFGALSGCGIGAFAVGNAQTSYWYPSEKQGTALAIYAGLGNSSPGIFTILISIALAALGLTTTYLVWLAFLVVGTVIYAVIAVTVLFSAS; encoded by the coding sequence ATGAGTGACACTGCCGTTCGAGGCTCTCCCTCCCGGGGACTCGCCGGCGCGACGTTCGGGTTCTTCATCGGGTTCGCCGATGTCGTCGTCTACGGGCCGGCTGCGAGCAAGTTCGAACAGGCGATGGGGCTGTCCGGTATTCTGTTGGGGCTGTTGGTCGGCGCTCCGAATCTGATCGGCTCGCTACTGCGGATCCCCTTCGGCGCGTGGGCCGACGACGTCGGTGCGAGGAAGCCGTTCCTGATCCTTCTCGGCCTGTCGGTCGTCGGCATGACGGGGCTCTCGGGGATCCTCCTGTTCTTCTACCCAGACGGGCTGACGATTCGGCTCTACCCGGTCATCTTCCTGTTCGGAGCCCTGAGCGGGTGTGGTATCGGTGCGTTCGCGGTCGGCAACGCACAGACGTCATACTGGTATCCGTCGGAGAAACAGGGGACGGCGCTCGCGATCTATGCCGGGCTCGGAAACAGTTCGCCCGGCATCTTCACGATTCTCATCTCGATCGCGCTCGCCGCGCTGGGCCTCACGACTACGTATCTGGTGTGGCTGGCGTTTCTCGTCGTCGGGACGGTCATCTACGCGGTCATCGCGGTCACCGTACTATTTTCAGCTTCGTAA
- a CDS encoding universal stress protein produces the protein MIRVWTNGYSSRSTDRIQLRSHSVEPSRNIPEAELTILHVLDSSGLSHGGVEGGAAEAGVSARIAIEVGQPSDVIVEYAEEEGIDHIVMGSHGRSGLSKIVVGSVAESVIRDSQASVTIAR, from the coding sequence GTGATTCGGGTATGGACCAACGGATACTCGTCCCGTTCGACGGATCGGATCCAGCTGAGATCGCACTCGGTCGAGCCCTCGAGGAACATCCCCGAAGCGGAGCTCACGATCCTGCACGTACTCGACTCGAGCGGGCTCTCACACGGCGGTGTCGAAGGCGGTGCGGCCGAGGCGGGCGTCTCGGCGCGAATCGCGATCGAAGTGGGGCAGCCGAGCGACGTCATCGTCGAGTACGCCGAGGAGGAAGGGATCGACCACATCGTCATGGGCAGCCACGGTCGCTCCGGGCTGTCGAAGATCGTCGTCGGCAGCGTCGCCGAGAGCGTGATCCGGGACTCGCAGGCCAGCGTCACGATCGCCAGGTGA
- a CDS encoding NmrA/HSCARG family protein yields MTDVESVLVTGATGNQGGAVAEHLLASDVEFEVYGLTRDATGDRARDLEGRGVQMVEGDLNDLKTLRPAVTEVDAVFAVTNFWTEGYDRQVRQGKNIAEAAKAEGVEQFVFSGVGSHEEETGIPHFDSAWEIEQHARNLELPMTVLQPVFFFQNLEAFAEDIQSGTLGLPLDEGVSLQMVDSDDVGRAAAVAFEHPEEFVGERYELAGDERTLEETAAVLSETTGTEVEAYHVPIEEAYESFGEEFTVMCEWFNEVGYSAEIESLSETFGFEFTTLPEYLRENGWERKEGMASVPGWVKAME; encoded by the coding sequence ATGACCGACGTAGAGAGCGTCCTCGTCACCGGCGCGACCGGCAACCAGGGCGGGGCAGTCGCAGAACACCTGCTCGCCTCCGACGTCGAGTTCGAGGTGTACGGCCTAACCCGGGACGCGACCGGTGACCGGGCACGCGACCTCGAGGGGCGAGGCGTGCAGATGGTCGAGGGCGACCTGAACGACCTGAAGACGCTCAGACCGGCCGTCACCGAGGTGGACGCGGTGTTCGCGGTCACCAACTTCTGGACGGAGGGCTACGACCGGCAGGTGAGACAGGGTAAGAACATCGCGGAGGCGGCGAAGGCCGAAGGGGTCGAGCAGTTCGTCTTCAGCGGGGTCGGGAGCCACGAGGAGGAGACCGGCATCCCGCACTTCGACTCCGCCTGGGAGATCGAACAGCACGCACGGAACCTCGAACTCCCGATGACGGTGCTCCAGCCGGTGTTCTTCTTCCAGAACCTCGAAGCGTTCGCGGAGGATATCCAGAGCGGGACGCTCGGCCTTCCCTTAGACGAAGGCGTCTCGCTCCAGATGGTCGACAGCGACGACGTGGGGCGAGCGGCGGCGGTCGCGTTCGAGCACCCCGAGGAGTTCGTCGGCGAACGCTACGAACTGGCGGGCGACGAGCGCACCCTCGAGGAGACCGCCGCGGTGCTTTCGGAGACCACCGGGACCGAGGTGGAGGCGTACCACGTCCCGATCGAGGAGGCCTACGAGAGTTTCGGCGAGGAGTTCACGGTGATGTGCGAGTGGTTCAACGAGGTCGGCTACAGCGCGGAGATCGAGTCGCTCTCGGAGACGTTCGGCTTCGAGTTCACGACGCTCCCCGAGTACCTCCGGGAGAACGGCTGGGAGCGAAAGGAAGGGATGGCCTCGGTCCCGGGCTGGGTGAAGGCGATGGAGTGA
- a CDS encoding HPP family protein → MIMLNDKLSAGLYVAIHFLVLGAIAWATGRPFIFPSLGPSAYLLATGETDRAAGGYHVIGGHFVAVVCGMVAYHPIAGGLVAVDVLGEAGPFSFDVLALAASCVVAMVLTTVAMLVAKTNHPAACATTLIVALGLLSTAVDGAIIMGSVVLLYALHEKVLYPAAIRFGFEPEDPRPADG, encoded by the coding sequence ATGATAATGCTCAACGACAAACTGAGCGCGGGGCTCTACGTCGCGATCCACTTCCTCGTGCTCGGGGCCATCGCCTGGGCGACGGGACGTCCGTTCATCTTCCCCAGCCTCGGCCCCTCGGCCTACCTGCTCGCGACCGGCGAGACCGACCGCGCGGCGGGCGGCTACCACGTCATCGGCGGCCACTTCGTCGCCGTCGTCTGTGGGATGGTCGCCTACCACCCGATCGCGGGCGGCCTGGTCGCGGTCGACGTCCTCGGCGAGGCTGGACCGTTCTCGTTCGACGTGCTCGCGCTCGCGGCGAGCTGTGTCGTCGCGATGGTGCTCACGACGGTCGCGATGCTCGTCGCGAAGACGAACCACCCGGCGGCCTGTGCGACGACGCTCATCGTCGCGCTCGGCCTGCTCTCGACGGCCGTCGACGGCGCGATCATCATGGGGTCGGTGGTGCTGCTCTACGCCCTCCACGAGAAGGTGCTCTACCCTGCGGCGATCCGCTTCGGTTTCGAACCGGAGGACCCCCGACCCGCCGACGGCTGA
- a CDS encoding PspA/IM30 family protein, with amino-acid sequence MGILSRASYVIRSKINSILNRAEDPRETLDYSYEQMRDELQDVKQGIADLTTQKKRLEMQKRRLEENVEKHNEQAREAVRQDREDLARQALEKKKAKMNQIEELGAQIEDLQGKQDQLVEQKDKLQNRIEEFRTKKETMKAQYEAAEASTRVSEAMSGVGDEMADVGRAIERAEAETEEMEARSAAMDELQETGAFEDALSDEDSIDRELSAGRTSSEVEAELETLKGELGKGGGDESETDDEPAVELDDEVDVEEELSSNEIDSELEELKDEQS; translated from the coding sequence ATGGGAATACTCTCGCGTGCGTCCTACGTCATCCGCTCGAAGATCAACTCGATCCTCAATCGGGCGGAAGACCCCCGCGAGACGCTCGATTACTCCTACGAGCAGATGCGCGACGAACTACAGGACGTGAAACAGGGTATCGCCGATCTGACCACGCAGAAAAAGCGCCTCGAGATGCAGAAACGCCGGCTGGAGGAGAACGTCGAGAAGCACAACGAGCAGGCCCGCGAGGCGGTGCGTCAAGACAGGGAGGACCTCGCCCGACAGGCGCTCGAGAAGAAGAAGGCGAAGATGAACCAGATCGAGGAGCTGGGTGCCCAGATCGAGGACCTCCAGGGGAAACAGGACCAGCTCGTCGAGCAGAAGGACAAGCTCCAGAACCGGATCGAGGAGTTCCGGACGAAGAAGGAGACGATGAAGGCGCAGTACGAGGCCGCGGAGGCGAGCACGCGCGTCTCCGAGGCGATGAGCGGCGTGGGTGACGAGATGGCCGACGTGGGCCGTGCGATCGAGCGCGCCGAGGCCGAGACCGAGGAGATGGAAGCGCGCTCGGCCGCGATGGACGAGCTCCAAGAGACCGGCGCGTTCGAGGACGCGCTCTCGGACGAGGACTCGATCGACCGCGAGCTCTCGGCCGGACGCACCTCCAGCGAGGTCGAGGCCGAACTCGAGACGCTGAAGGGTGAACTCGGCAAGGGTGGCGGTGATGAGTCGGAAACCGACGACGAACCGGCGGTCGAACTCGACGACGAGGTGGACGTCGAGGAGGAGCTCTCCTCGAACGAGATCGACTCCGAACTCGAGGAGCTCAAGGACGAACAGAGCTGA